CGGCAGGTGATTAGAAATAATCCCACGCTTAAAGCCAGATTAATTAACGCGATTAAACAGGGTGGAACTGAAGCTTTAAAGGTCTTTTTTCCCGTGATTAGTATTCCGATAGAAACGATTCGGGGATTTCTAGAAGTCGAATAATTTAATCCAAGTTGCTAGTTATAATCATCGCCGTTCCGATCCCCCTAAATCCCCCTTAAAAAGGGGGACTTTGAGTCTGGTTCTCCCCTTTTTTTTCAAGAGGGGGCAGGGGGGAGCAAACCTAGAAATCATAGACAAAATTTGTAACTAGCAACTTACGTTAATTTACTCTTTTCCTTCCTTGTGATTGATCAGGTTTCCTTGAACATTGCCAGCGACTGTGTCAACTGGTGCATTAAAGTTAAAGTTTTGAATTATTTGGGGAGAGGTGGAAGATTGAGGAGTTTCCGATAATGATGCTTTTTCTATAGAAGATTTTTTCTCGGAGTCGGTAGGCAGGGACATCGGTTCGAGAGAATATTGTTTGGTTTTGCCTTGAATTGAAGTTTTAATATCGATTAAATCATAAAGTGTATTAATTGATATTGTTTCAAGTTTTTTTTGATAAAGTGAACCCAAGATTTTGGTAGTGGCATTATTTTTTAAAATATTGACAGCGTCGAAACGAACTGAATTATCTTGATCGTCGATAGCTTGCAATAGTAGAGATAATACATTTTCTATAGAAAAATTTTTTGATTGTAAAACCGCACTCTGTCTAATTTCTTCATCAGGGCTATTTATAGCATCATACAAATCTTCAATCGATTCGTATAGTGTAATATCCCTACCAAACAAAACTCTCGTAAACGGTCCGTAAAATTTAACTCTTTCAAAAGAAGGTATCTTATTGTATAAAGGATGGTGTCCGTCGAGATAGGGTTTATAGTGAATAGGAAAGTTTAGACCTTGCTCGTCACAATAATCTTTCAGTTTGTACAATGTATCAATGTTAGTAATGTTTTTTATTACATATCCTATTCTCTGGATCAAAAAGCCATCTTTTTCTCCATCTATTAAATCGAGTAAAGCTGATATTAATTTAGGATCATTTAAAATTTCAAATATATCAATAATTTTAAATTTTATCGCTAACGAAGCAATTTTAAAAATATTTATTAAAGATGGGATATCTTGGGAATGCGAAATTTGCTCTAGGATGGCTGCCGATTCAAGACAAACTCTAGTTTCTTGATCTTTTAGTAGGTCAATCAGTGTTTCTCTTGATTTTTCCGAAGAAATATTTCCTAAAGCCCTCACGATGGCGATCTTTTCATCTAACGATACAGATTCTAAATTTTTACATAAAATATTGTGTGCTTTCTCTGAACCCGTTTTTCCCAACAAGTACAATCTATATAAAGGAGAAACCGGTAACTCCGCTACCCATTGAACCGTTTCCTCCTGCCATAACGGATTAACCTCCCCCGCTAACCTTGCTCCTAAACCTAAATCTACCGCTAACGCCAACCTAACGACCCGTAACGCCTGTTCTTTATCCTTTAGTAACCCCAACATCAGCGCGATGGGTTCTGTCCACTTGAGATAGTTGAGATAGCGCCACTGTAAATCCCTGTCGTTCAACTTCTGCAACTGTTGTAATAAATACTCGGCGGCATAGTATTCCTGTATTAGTTGGTGATGAAACTCGATACTGTCTTCGTCTAGCTTTTGGATGAGATGATGATTTTCTAAATCACTCAACCAGAGACACTGACGAGTAGTAGAATAGTCATTTTCGTTATTTTCTTGTAAAAATTCTCCGATAATACTTTTAGCCTCTCTGATTCCAATCGCTGGCTTATCTTTACGCTTAGTCATTTCAAAGGCCAGATATTCCAGAGATTCCGACCATAATAGCTTAGAATCAGCTAGAGTTGTAACGTCCGCTTTGCTCTGCTTGTAATGCTGGCGAGTAAACCGCCTAAAAGTCTCTCCTAAATTATCGGGAATTTTCTCGTTCTCATCGTAGACGAAACATAGCATCAACAAAAATAAGGGCGTTTCCCCTAACTTTTTTAATCGTTCATTATTCAACTGATTTAATAGTTTTTCTCCTTTGTCTTCTAGATATCCTCGGACAAACGATCTCATCCTTCCTTCGGTTAGTGGTTGCATCGTTAACTGTTTCTCGATTCCTAAATTTCCCCATATCCCTAAGTCTCGTGTGGTAAAAACCATCGGCACTTTTGGATGAGCGTCTCTAAACACTTTTACCTCTTTAGTCGCCTCCTCGGAAGGTAATTCATTAACTCCATCGAGCATTACAAACAATCGATTATCGAATAACAGTCTATCGATCTCTGAAGCTTTCAAATAAATCTTATGGCTTTTCAAAAAGTTATTAATCAGGGCAATTGTTGAAGTTTTGTGCGATCGCAATTTGATCAAAACCGGAATTCGGGTTTCATCTCTTTTTCCTGCTTCCTCGAACAATAACCGCACCAAAGCCGTCGATTTCCCTGATCCCGGTTTCCCCTGTAGCAACACATGATCGTCCGAATCGTCCGAATCAAGGCTATATTTCCGTAATCCCGCTAAAATCTCTAACCTTTGGGGTTGTTTATCCTTTTTCCCCAGAAATGTCTCATCTGGAACCGTCTCCACTTGTAAATCCTCTAGTGGAGAGGAATTACTAAACCAATCATTTTTAACACGAATAATCGTGTCAACTTGCCACCATTTTTGATAGCTCTTTTGAATCGAATCGAAATAGAGTTGCCAGTTTACCATAAAGACTGGTGTGGGAAGATATTTCTAGAATAGCTCAACTTTTTCCCCTATGGGTGTATCGATGAGAATATTCCTGTGCAATCGTTCGAGAAAATTCGCCAGTTTTTACCCTGTTAAATGCCATCAGAAAAAAAACAAAATTATTTATAGCAGTTTTCATCAGAATGAGGCATGGGCAAGGGGCTTAAACCCTTTGTTGACAAAACTTGTCGATACCTCAGTAACGCGAAAAGCGCTATATTAACATAAAAGGCTTTAATATTGACAGGAAATATTTCATTGATTAGAATAAATAAATATATGATAACATCTGTAAGTTTCTCCACCAAAATTATAGTCGTGACTTCGCCCAATGGTTATTGGTAGAACCCCTCTCCCTCACCCAATCGCTACAGCAATTCTGGCGGGTTTAGTATTAAGTAAAGAAATAATCAGAAGCTTATTAAGGGAAGAAATTATGCGCGAATCAGTCATTTATCAGGATATCCGGGAAAGTGGAAAAGCACAAGGAAGAGAGGAAGGAAGACGAGAAGAAGCGGTTTCTTTGATTCTACGGCTACTTAACCGTCGTTTAGGTGAAATATCCTCGACTTTAAGCCAACAAATCCAAGAACTATCTCTAGAACAATTAGAAACTTTAGGAGAAGCGCTGCTCGATTTTACCAGCTTGACAGATCTGACCACTTGGTTATCGGAGATAGAAACTTAAATCCCCAGAAGATGTCTGCTCGTCCTGCGTTAAATTTTTAAATACTGGCTTTTTTCCCGTATTGATTTAACCATGGCTACCAGCGATATCTCCAATTCTACTCACTCATCCCCAAAACCCCGGCCAAAACTGGGACTTTTCACCATGTTTCGCTTAGGACTCTTTCAGATGGGACTAGGTATTATGTCCCTGCTGACTTTGGGGGTTCTCAATCGGATTATGATCGATGAGTTAAAAGTTTTACCCTTTCTCGCCGCAGCTGCGATCGCTATGCACCAGTTTGTTAGTCCAGCACGCATCTGGTTTGGGCAAAGATCCGACGGTAAAACTATTTTTGGTCATCATCGCAGCGGTTATGTCTGGATTGGGGCGGCAGTTTTTACCGCTTTAGCTTTTATTGCTTTGCAGGTAGTCTGGCAATTGGGACTTAGTATTCAAACTTCGGGATGGAATACCGTTTCCTACGCTTGGATTGCCCTCTTAGCCTTAATTTTCGCCCTCTACGGACTCGCTTTAAGTGCCAGTTCCACCCCTTTTTCCGCCCTCTTGGTGGATGTGTCCGATGAAGATAATCGATCGCAATTAGTTGGTATAGTTTGGTCAATGCTGATGGTGGGAATCGTCGTCGGGGCGATCGTTAGTTCTCGTTTGCTGGATACTCCCAATATCTGCGGTACAGATATTTTGACCTATGATCCGACTCAATCAGCCCCTATAGCCAATATTCCGCAACTACAGGCGACAATTAACCCCGTGTTCACGATTATGCCCGCTATCGTTTTCGGTCTCTGTATTTTAGCGACTTTTGGCGTAGAAAAAAAATATTCTCGTTTTAGTAGTCGGTCCACTCTTGTGCAAAGAGAGGATCAAATTACCTTTAAAGATGCCCTACAAGTTCTCACCGCTAGTCGGCAAACCGGTTTATTTTTCACCTTCCTGCTGATGATGACTTTGAGTTTATTTATGCAGGATGCAATTATGGAACCGTTTGGTGGCGAGGTTTTTGGGATGTGTATCGCCCAAACCACCCAATTAAACGCTTTTTGGGGAACTGGAACCCTTTTTGGTATTGCCGCCACGGGATTTATGCTCATTCCCCGCATCGGTAAACAAAAAACCACTAAATATGGCTGTATTTTTGCAACAAT
This Microcystis wesenbergii NRERC-220 DNA region includes the following protein-coding sequences:
- a CDS encoding NACHT domain-containing protein, which encodes MVNWQLYFDSIQKSYQKWWQVDTIIRVKNDWFSNSSPLEDLQVETVPDETFLGKKDKQPQRLEILAGLRKYSLDSDDSDDHVLLQGKPGSGKSTALVRLLFEEAGKRDETRIPVLIKLRSHKTSTIALINNFLKSHKIYLKASEIDRLLFDNRLFVMLDGVNELPSEEATKEVKVFRDAHPKVPMVFTTRDLGIWGNLGIEKQLTMQPLTEGRMRSFVRGYLEDKGEKLLNQLNNERLKKLGETPLFLLMLCFVYDENEKIPDNLGETFRRFTRQHYKQSKADVTTLADSKLLWSESLEYLAFEMTKRKDKPAIGIREAKSIIGEFLQENNENDYSTTRQCLWLSDLENHHLIQKLDEDSIEFHHQLIQEYYAAEYLLQQLQKLNDRDLQWRYLNYLKWTEPIALMLGLLKDKEQALRVVRLALAVDLGLGARLAGEVNPLWQEETVQWVAELPVSPLYRLYLLGKTGSEKAHNILCKNLESVSLDEKIAIVRALGNISSEKSRETLIDLLKDQETRVCLESAAILEQISHSQDIPSLINIFKIASLAIKFKIIDIFEILNDPKLISALLDLIDGEKDGFLIQRIGYVIKNITNIDTLYKLKDYCDEQGLNFPIHYKPYLDGHHPLYNKIPSFERVKFYGPFTRVLFGRDITLYESIEDLYDAINSPDEEIRQSAVLQSKNFSIENVLSLLLQAIDDQDNSVRFDAVNILKNNATTKILGSLYQKKLETISINTLYDLIDIKTSIQGKTKQYSLEPMSLPTDSEKKSSIEKASLSETPQSSTSPQIIQNFNFNAPVDTVAGNVQGNLINHKEGKE
- a CDS encoding BCD family MFS transporter; translation: MATSDISNSTHSSPKPRPKLGLFTMFRLGLFQMGLGIMSLLTLGVLNRIMIDELKVLPFLAAAAIAMHQFVSPARIWFGQRSDGKTIFGHHRSGYVWIGAAVFTALAFIALQVVWQLGLSIQTSGWNTVSYAWIALLALIFALYGLALSASSTPFSALLVDVSDEDNRSQLVGIVWSMLMVGIVVGAIVSSRLLDTPNICGTDILTYDPTQSAPIANIPQLQATINPVFTIMPAIVFGLCILATFGVEKKYSRFSSRSTLVQREDQITFKDALQVLTASRQTGLFFTFLLMMTLSLFMQDAIMEPFGGEVFGMCIAQTTQLNAFWGTGTLFGIAATGFMLIPRIGKQKTTKYGCIFATICFILLIFAGFSANQSLLKSSLLFFGLASGMITAGATSLMLDLTAAETAGTFIGAWGLSQAIARGLATVLGGTILNIGKVIFSSPVLAYSLVFLLQALGMILAVWLLSRVDVKEFKENARAAIATVIKGEID